A single region of the Novosphingobium sp. genome encodes:
- a CDS encoding Fe2+-dependent dioxygenase encodes MVVEIPDVLTKSELAEVRRIIDAAELVDGRETAGELAAQAKRNLQLPQEGQAAREAGEIILKALGRNPLFNSVALPLRVLPPLFNRYEVGMAFDAHVDGAVRAMPSGGPRMRADVSSTLFLTDPADYDGGELLIEHAYGTSSVKLPAGSMILYPAGSLHRVSPVTRGARTSAFFWTQSMLKDDGLRSLLYDLDMAIIEVRQQLGHDTHGTLSLTGVYHNLLRRAIEL; translated from the coding sequence ATGGTGGTCGAGATACCGGACGTGCTGACTAAGTCCGAACTCGCCGAGGTCCGTCGCATCATTGATGCGGCGGAGCTTGTCGATGGCCGCGAAACGGCCGGCGAGCTGGCCGCGCAAGCCAAGCGCAACCTGCAACTGCCGCAGGAAGGGCAGGCCGCGCGCGAGGCAGGGGAAATCATCCTGAAGGCGCTCGGCCGCAATCCGCTGTTCAACAGTGTTGCGCTGCCGCTGCGCGTCCTGCCGCCGCTGTTCAACCGCTATGAGGTTGGGATGGCCTTTGACGCGCATGTGGATGGCGCGGTGCGGGCGATGCCCTCGGGGGGGCCAAGGATGCGGGCGGACGTCTCCTCCACGCTCTTTCTTACCGACCCCGCGGATTATGATGGCGGGGAGTTGCTGATCGAACACGCCTATGGGACGAGCAGCGTCAAGCTACCCGCCGGCTCGATGATCCTCTATCCGGCGGGCAGCCTCCACCGGGTCAGTCCGGTCACGCGCGGCGCGCGGACCTCAGCCTTCTTCTGGACGCAGTCGATGCTCAAGGACGATGGGTTGCGCTCACTGCTCTATGATCTGGATATGGCCATCATCGAGGTGAGGCAGCAACTGGGGCATGACACACATGGCACGCTCAGCCTGACCGGCGTCTATCACAACCTGCTGCGCCGCGCGATTGAGTTGTGA
- a CDS encoding TonB family protein, whose protein sequence is MLALDRQDSDIAPDTALGPVEPVPMIPAMPPAPAHYGQQADRKRFAAAFSKTALIHIAALLALLTWHVATDMPPSKPHLTVTMLPASPPAPPAPKPVRQEKVKPVTSKAPAMRPVQSPQLPPALAAVVPVALAPAAVALAPPMPSPPPMPVAASAPAATPPSPPVSTTGKDSWEARVVARLESLKRYPPAARSRRDQGVAKVRFRVNRQGHLLSSSLESSSGSRLLDQEALATVARAQPFPPIPAGRPDEIEVVVPIEFFLGRHPND, encoded by the coding sequence ATGCTTGCTCTGGACAGACAGGATTCCGACATCGCGCCTGACACGGCATTGGGGCCGGTGGAGCCGGTGCCGATGATCCCGGCCATGCCCCCCGCCCCGGCGCATTATGGGCAACAGGCGGACCGCAAACGCTTTGCCGCCGCCTTTTCCAAGACCGCGCTGATCCATATTGCGGCTTTGCTGGCCTTGCTGACCTGGCATGTGGCGACCGACATGCCGCCATCGAAGCCGCATCTGACCGTTACCATGCTTCCGGCCAGCCCGCCCGCGCCCCCGGCGCCGAAGCCCGTCCGGCAGGAGAAGGTGAAGCCTGTCACCAGCAAGGCTCCGGCCATGCGGCCAGTCCAATCGCCGCAGCTTCCCCCAGCACTGGCGGCTGTCGTGCCGGTGGCGCTCGCTCCGGCCGCCGTGGCTTTGGCGCCACCCATGCCCTCGCCGCCGCCGATGCCGGTGGCCGCATCCGCTCCTGCCGCCACGCCGCCGAGTCCGCCAGTGAGCACAACCGGCAAGGATAGCTGGGAAGCCCGCGTGGTCGCGCGCCTCGAAAGCCTGAAGCGCTATCCGCCTGCCGCGCGCAGTCGGCGCGATCAGGGTGTCGCGAAAGTTCGCTTCCGGGTCAATCGTCAGGGACACCTGCTATCCTCGTCACTCGAAAGCTCATCGGGAAGCCGCTTGCTCGATCAGGAGGCTCTGGCGACGGTGGCTCGCGCGCAGCCCTTTCCCCCCATTCCTGCTGGCCGTCCTGACGAGATCGAGGTGGTTGTGCCGATTGAGTTTTTCCTGGGCAGGCATCCGAACGATTAA
- a CDS encoding helix-turn-helix transcriptional regulator, translated as MQRDDYEIFEPEEIPRPVSAVGMELFTEGFEQPPHQHRKAQLILAVRGLITCEVAQGLWMVPRQCALWIPGDMEHSVRCVGDLEVYTLFIDPELAGNLPMECSTFSTGPLLRELLIAVSRLPSLYDVDGADGRLIQTMLDQLERAPMGSLHLPMPIDPRLRTIAKALLSDPANWTTIGEWARIVAMSERSLFRLVMSQTGMSFGRWRQQFQVMFAIERLTEGASVQTVSFDLGYESASAFITMFKKLMGQPPGQFLAARRNGSPPAGSQQSKPKLISTMTEAQRALGL; from the coding sequence ATGCAACGCGACGATTATGAAATCTTTGAGCCCGAGGAGATTCCTCGGCCCGTTTCGGCGGTGGGGATGGAGCTCTTCACCGAAGGCTTCGAACAGCCGCCCCATCAGCATCGCAAGGCGCAACTCATCCTGGCAGTCCGTGGTCTCATCACATGTGAGGTGGCACAGGGTCTGTGGATGGTTCCGCGCCAGTGTGCACTGTGGATCCCCGGTGACATGGAGCACAGCGTGCGCTGCGTCGGCGACCTTGAGGTCTACACGCTCTTCATCGATCCCGAACTTGCTGGCAATCTCCCTATGGAGTGCAGCACCTTCTCGACCGGGCCGCTGCTGCGCGAATTGCTGATCGCGGTATCCCGCCTCCCCTCGCTTTATGATGTCGATGGTGCTGATGGTCGGCTTATTCAGACCATGCTTGACCAGCTCGAGCGCGCGCCCATGGGCAGTCTGCATCTGCCGATGCCGATCGACCCACGGCTGAGAACTATAGCCAAGGCCCTCTTGTCCGATCCCGCCAATTGGACGACGATCGGGGAATGGGCGCGGATCGTTGCCATGAGCGAACGCAGCCTGTTCAGGCTCGTCATGAGCCAGACCGGCATGAGTTTCGGGCGTTGGCGGCAGCAGTTCCAGGTGATGTTCGCGATCGAGCGACTAACCGAAGGCGCTTCTGTCCAGACGGTCTCCTTCGATCTCGGTTATGAAAGCGCGAGCGCTTTCATAACCATGTTCAAAAAATTGATGGGGCAACCACCGGGACAGTTTTTGGCCGCGCGGCGCAATGGGTCTCCCCCCGCAGGATCGCAACAGAGCAAACCCAAGCTCATATCGACGATGACGGAGGCTCAGCGGGCGCTGGGGCTGTGA
- a CDS encoding efflux transporter outer membrane subunit translates to MIWTTLGLAVPLLAGCATLPKQGAAPPMRSASAFASAASLAAPEASWPSDRWWDGFGDPQLTALIEEGLSSATDLRVAQARFDRANALVRETRSRLLPSLQANGEIGGTKQSYNYLIPRSFAPQGWQDYGQATARLDWELDFWGRNRAAIAAARSDAAAAQAEAAEARLVLSAGIAAAYADLADLFAQADAAKRAVEVRQRTLELMDGRRTQGLENAGAVDRARSALAVSQGELATLNENLSLTRNRIAALLGAGPDRGLAITRPTARAAEDFGLPANLPADLIGRRPDIIAARMRAQAAASRVKEAHAAFYPNVNLAGLIGLQSLGIGDLVKSGSTFGTVGPAVSLPIFEGGQLTGAFRAAEADYREAVANYDGALTQALREVADAAASERALAQRIAMAEEAERAASAAWTVANNRYRGGLATSLDVLVAEDALIDARRNLATLRNRRFVLNVALIRALGGGFRS, encoded by the coding sequence ATGATCTGGACGACGCTCGGCTTGGCAGTGCCGCTCCTCGCGGGCTGCGCAACCTTGCCCAAGCAAGGCGCGGCGCCGCCGATGCGGTCGGCGAGTGCCTTTGCAAGCGCCGCCAGTCTGGCGGCGCCAGAAGCATCCTGGCCATCAGATCGTTGGTGGGATGGCTTCGGCGATCCGCAACTCACGGCGCTCATCGAAGAGGGGCTGTCATCCGCCACCGATCTGCGCGTCGCGCAGGCACGGTTTGATCGGGCCAACGCGCTGGTGCGAGAAACCCGAAGCCGACTGCTGCCATCGCTCCAGGCTAATGGAGAGATTGGCGGCACCAAGCAGAGCTACAACTATCTCATCCCACGTTCGTTCGCGCCCCAAGGCTGGCAAGACTACGGCCAGGCCACGGCGCGGCTCGATTGGGAGCTGGATTTCTGGGGACGGAACCGGGCGGCGATCGCCGCGGCACGCTCCGACGCTGCGGCAGCCCAGGCGGAGGCGGCGGAGGCACGCCTGGTCCTGTCGGCCGGCATTGCCGCTGCCTATGCCGATCTCGCCGATCTTTTCGCGCAAGCCGATGCCGCGAAACGCGCCGTCGAAGTGCGGCAACGCACGCTCGAATTGATGGACGGACGACGAACTCAGGGGCTTGAAAACGCCGGTGCAGTCGATCGGGCGCGTTCAGCGCTTGCCGTCTCTCAAGGTGAGCTTGCCACTCTGAACGAAAACCTCTCGCTCACACGCAATAGGATCGCGGCGCTGCTCGGTGCCGGCCCCGACCGGGGCCTTGCCATCACGCGGCCGACCGCCCGCGCGGCCGAGGATTTTGGCCTCCCCGCCAACTTGCCGGCCGACCTCATCGGGCGCCGTCCCGACATCATCGCCGCGCGGATGAGAGCGCAGGCGGCTGCAAGCCGGGTCAAGGAAGCGCACGCGGCTTTCTATCCGAATGTCAACCTTGCCGGGCTGATCGGCCTGCAGTCCCTCGGCATTGGCGATCTGGTCAAGTCCGGCTCCACTTTCGGCACGGTCGGACCGGCGGTCAGCCTGCCGATCTTCGAAGGGGGCCAGCTTACAGGTGCCTTTCGCGCCGCTGAAGCCGACTATCGCGAGGCGGTTGCGAACTATGACGGCGCACTCACCCAGGCACTGCGTGAGGTTGCCGATGCCGCGGCCAGTGAACGTGCCCTCGCTCAGCGCATAGCCATGGCAGAAGAAGCCGAGCGCGCCGCATCGGCGGCATGGACTGTCGCCAACAATCGCTACCGGGGCGGACTTGCCACGTCGCTTGACGTGCTGGTGGCCGAAGATGCGCTGATCGATGCACGGCGCAACCTCGCCACGCTGCGCAACCGCCGCTTCGTCCTCAATGTCGCCCTTATCCGCGCGCTCGGCGGCGGCTTCCGTTCCTGA
- a CDS encoding HlyD family efflux transporter periplasmic adaptor subunit yields the protein MSTQTLTVSASPAIETPNDASMKAKRRRMFTIFATTVAGLGALYWAYDHFIASRHVSTDNAYVGANVAQVTPLVSGPVSEVLVDDAQRVKRGDVLVRLDDTDARLALARANAELSLAERRVRGLVATDSGLGAQVSARAADQARAAARLVASRADLAKAKIDLDRREALAPSGSVSGDELTVARNAFSTATANLKVAEAENAQAQANKTSALGSRDANLALIANAAPDANPEVLAARAARDQALVDLERTVVRAPVDGIVSRRQVQVGQRVQAGATMMVIVPVQAAYVDANFKEGQLTRVKPGQRVTLTSDLYGDGVEYHGRVIGFSGGTGAAFAVVPAQNATGNWIKVVQRLPVRIALDPKELADHPLRVGLSMSATVDLSN from the coding sequence ATGTCCACTCAAACCCTGACCGTTTCCGCTTCTCCGGCCATCGAAACGCCAAATGACGCTTCCATGAAAGCCAAGCGCCGCAGGATGTTCACCATTTTCGCAACGACAGTGGCTGGCTTGGGCGCTCTCTATTGGGCCTATGACCATTTTATCGCGTCGCGCCACGTTTCCACCGATAATGCCTATGTCGGCGCCAATGTCGCGCAGGTGACGCCGCTGGTCAGCGGTCCGGTGAGCGAAGTGTTGGTTGATGACGCACAGCGGGTGAAGCGGGGCGACGTCCTTGTGCGGCTCGACGATACGGATGCCCGCCTCGCCCTCGCGCGTGCCAACGCCGAGCTTTCGCTGGCTGAGCGCCGGGTTCGGGGGCTGGTTGCGACCGACAGCGGACTCGGCGCCCAAGTGAGCGCCCGCGCCGCGGACCAGGCACGCGCCGCAGCTCGCCTTGTTGCATCACGTGCCGATCTTGCAAAGGCGAAGATCGATCTTGACCGCCGCGAAGCGCTCGCGCCATCCGGCTCCGTCTCCGGCGACGAGTTGACCGTCGCGCGCAACGCTTTCAGCACCGCCACCGCCAATTTGAAGGTCGCGGAGGCCGAGAACGCGCAGGCACAGGCCAATAAAACCTCTGCCTTGGGCAGTCGTGATGCCAATCTCGCCTTGATCGCCAATGCCGCACCTGATGCCAACCCGGAAGTGCTGGCCGCACGCGCCGCGCGCGATCAGGCGCTCGTTGATCTTGAACGCACGGTGGTGCGGGCACCCGTCGATGGCATCGTTTCACGTCGTCAGGTCCAGGTCGGACAGCGCGTGCAAGCGGGCGCGACGATGATGGTTATCGTGCCGGTGCAGGCAGCCTACGTCGACGCCAACTTCAAGGAAGGGCAACTCACCCGCGTCAAGCCGGGACAGCGCGTCACGCTCACCTCCGATCTTTACGGCGATGGCGTTGAATATCACGGACGGGTCATCGGCTTTTCCGGCGGCACCGGTGCTGCCTTCGCGGTGGTCCCCGCCCAGAACGCCACGGGTAACTGGATCAAGGTGGTTCAGCGCCTGCCCGTGCGGATTGCGCTCGATCCGAAGGAACTGGCCGATCATCCCCTGCGGGTCGGACTGTCGATGAGCGCCACCGTGGATCTCTCGAACTAA
- a CDS encoding DHA2 family efflux MFS transporter permease subunit: MTDDMTDTGAAPDVAEPVAKPLAGAALMLAALMIGLGNFLVVLDTTIANVSIPHIAGSLGVSVTEATWVITSYAVADAITVPLAGFLARRFGEQRVFTLAFMAFGFFSLLCGLSRSLDMLIGGRVLLGLAGGMIIPLSMTLLLRVFPPEKATLATIIWAMTTTVAPIAGPILGGIISDNAGWQWIFFLNVPVAALGAAGLLYLLHGRREATARAPIDMVGLVLLVIWVASLQILLDEGRNVDWFAATEIRVLAVIAAIGFGAFLIWELTEEHPIVNLRVFRHRGFIVASVTYAMSFAAYFATVVLIPLWLQQNMGYTATWAGYATGIMGIFAVLTSPAIGAAAAKMDVRLLISIGIAGMALISLWRTTFTPDMTFLQMAWPMLLTGPFLMMFFIPVTGLCIASVDPHEHADAAGISNFLRTLTAAFATSLVQTGWTNAARFNQAELVGAMQQGPSTIDALVTSGQSLETATTLLTNTVESQSVMLATLNMFTVVALCLAFTGVLIWLAPKPQGPIDTSGGH; this comes from the coding sequence ATGACGGACGATATGACCGACACTGGCGCCGCACCTGATGTGGCAGAGCCTGTGGCCAAACCCCTCGCCGGCGCAGCCCTCATGCTCGCCGCCCTGATGATCGGGCTGGGCAACTTCCTGGTCGTGCTCGACACGACTATTGCCAATGTCTCCATCCCGCATATTGCCGGTTCGCTCGGCGTATCGGTGACGGAGGCGACTTGGGTCATCACATCCTACGCCGTTGCTGATGCCATCACCGTACCGCTGGCGGGCTTTCTCGCCCGGCGCTTTGGCGAGCAGCGGGTGTTCACTTTGGCATTCATGGCCTTTGGCTTCTTTTCCTTGCTGTGCGGGCTGTCCCGCTCGCTCGATATGCTGATCGGGGGCCGCGTGCTGCTGGGTCTTGCCGGGGGCATGATCATCCCCCTGTCGATGACACTGCTGCTGCGCGTCTTCCCTCCAGAAAAAGCAACGCTCGCAACCATCATCTGGGCGATGACCACCACGGTCGCGCCGATTGCCGGGCCGATCCTGGGCGGCATCATCTCCGACAATGCCGGTTGGCAATGGATATTTTTCCTCAACGTGCCGGTCGCGGCCCTTGGCGCCGCGGGCCTGCTCTATCTGCTGCATGGACGGCGCGAGGCGACGGCCAGGGCGCCGATCGACATGGTCGGCCTCGTTCTTCTCGTCATCTGGGTCGCCTCGCTGCAAATCCTGCTGGACGAGGGGCGCAATGTCGACTGGTTCGCGGCCACCGAGATCCGCGTGCTGGCCGTCATCGCGGCGATTGGTTTCGGGGCGTTCCTGATCTGGGAGCTGACCGAAGAGCATCCCATCGTGAACCTGCGTGTCTTCCGGCATCGCGGTTTCATCGTGGCTTCCGTCACTTATGCCATGAGCTTTGCCGCCTATTTCGCAACGGTGGTCCTGATCCCGCTCTGGCTCCAGCAGAATATGGGCTATACTGCGACCTGGGCCGGCTATGCGACCGGCATCATGGGGATCTTCGCGGTGCTGACCTCACCGGCCATCGGCGCGGCGGCGGCCAAGATGGATGTGCGTCTGCTCATCTCGATCGGGATCGCGGGCATGGCGCTCATCTCGCTTTGGCGCACCACCTTCACGCCTGATATGACCTTTCTTCAGATGGCCTGGCCCATGCTGCTGACGGGCCCCTTCCTGATGATGTTCTTTATTCCTGTCACTGGCTTGTGCATCGCAAGCGTTGACCCACACGAACATGCCGATGCCGCGGGCATCTCCAATTTTCTGCGCACGCTGACCGCCGCCTTTGCCACGTCGCTAGTCCAGACGGGTTGGACCAATGCCGCAAGGTTCAATCAGGCCGAACTGGTCGGAGCCATGCAGCAAGGCCCTTCAACGATCGATGCATTGGTCACATCGGGCCAGTCGCTCGAAACGGCGACCACCTTGCTGACCAATACCGTTGAAAGTCAGAGCGTAATGCTCGCCACGCTCAACATGTTTACCGTCGTGGCACTATGCCTTGCCTTCACCGGGGTGTTGATCTGGCTGGCCCCCAAGCCCCAAGGTCCAATCGATACAAGTGGCGGACATTAA
- a CDS encoding nucleoside hydrolase — translation MIFRMFTRASLTAWLLALVATCLGLPAQADEARRRVIIDDDGFGLLQMMLLGAKDVEVLGLTSVSGDIWANRVTAKDLRGLELMGRSDVPVVQGATDPLLNSEVLTTRWEALYGKLTWKGAWMKQWVEPTVQAAPAYHGPDDPVDLPEGNPRTKPLDEVAANFLIRMVHKYPGQVTIIACGPLTNLALAQRLDPQFARLAKELVFMGGSLNPRQLLSTRSAADFAREYANSPRREFNIRFDPEAASIVARGPWRAITAVPVDPSTATQLSPDLLARLSKAARPALGPVFGQMQPGFPLWDEIAAAAWLDPGLVTEKETLFIDFNSQFGPGYGDMLSWRPGYQPGSGEQQAQVIRAIAAERVETLILSLLSHH, via the coding sequence ATGATATTTCGGATGTTCACTCGCGCCTCCCTGACGGCGTGGCTGCTGGCTCTGGTCGCTACTTGCCTTGGCCTGCCCGCTCAGGCGGATGAGGCAAGGCGCAGGGTCATCATCGATGACGATGGCTTTGGCCTGTTGCAGATGATGCTGCTGGGAGCCAAGGACGTCGAAGTGCTTGGCCTCACCTCCGTGTCCGGCGACATCTGGGCCAATCGGGTGACCGCCAAGGACCTGCGCGGACTGGAGTTGATGGGACGAAGCGATGTCCCGGTTGTGCAGGGCGCGACCGATCCCCTGCTCAACTCCGAAGTGCTGACGACCCGGTGGGAAGCGCTGTATGGCAAGTTGACCTGGAAGGGGGCGTGGATGAAACAGTGGGTCGAGCCCACCGTGCAGGCCGCGCCAGCCTATCATGGCCCTGATGATCCCGTCGATCTGCCGGAAGGAAACCCCAGGACCAAACCGCTGGATGAGGTCGCGGCCAATTTCCTCATTCGCATGGTGCACAAATATCCGGGGCAGGTCACGATCATCGCATGCGGCCCTCTGACGAATCTGGCGCTGGCCCAGCGGCTGGACCCGCAATTTGCCAGGCTGGCCAAGGAACTGGTGTTCATGGGCGGCAGCCTGAACCCGCGTCAGTTGCTCAGCACTCGCTCTGCCGCCGATTTTGCGCGCGAATATGCCAATTCCCCGCGCCGCGAATTCAATATCCGTTTCGATCCCGAGGCGGCCAGCATCGTCGCGCGCGGCCCTTGGAGGGCGATCACGGCCGTTCCTGTCGATCCCTCCACGGCTACCCAGCTTTCCCCCGACCTGTTGGCCAGACTGTCGAAAGCGGCCCGGCCTGCTCTAGGCCCCGTTTTTGGTCAGATGCAGCCCGGCTTTCCCCTGTGGGATGAGATTGCGGCTGCCGCCTGGCTCGACCCCGGACTGGTGACTGAGAAGGAAACGCTGTTCATCGACTTCAACAGTCAGTTCGGACCTGGTTACGGTGACATGCTCTCCTGGCGCCCGGGCTATCAACCCGGCTCGGGCGAGCAGCAGGCTCAGGTGATCCGCGCCATTGCTGCAGAGCGCGTGGAGACGCTTATCCTCAGTTTGCTCTCGCACCATTGA
- a CDS encoding nucleoside hydrolase has protein sequence MTVSLRRQVFKALGGAMLVLGAISARAQVAPAGLVTPIPVIIDTDIGDDIDDAFAVGLAISDPRLQVLGITSAWGDTHKRVLLLRRLLAAAGRADIPLGEGVVTPDSTPFTQDRWAQGAKDKAPAPDAIAFIAAQVRQHPGQITLIELAPMSNLQALIQRYPDVLPKLKQIAFMGGSVHMGYEKGSVIPNPVPDAEYNIAVAPAALSAVLASGVSLAMFPLDSTQLKFDEVRRDRLFAYGSAQSDAITLLYHQWRLNNSWGQITPTLFDVIPVAWLIDPGLCPATPLRIAVDGKGYTRTLSGKPNVQACLALHEDGAQKLIINALAPEAGINAPHQ, from the coding sequence ATGACTGTATCGCTGCGAAGACAGGTCTTTAAGGCATTGGGCGGAGCCATGCTGGTGCTGGGCGCCATAAGTGCGCGGGCGCAAGTTGCCCCGGCTGGCCTTGTCACACCCATCCCCGTTATCATTGACACGGACATCGGCGATGATATCGACGATGCATTTGCCGTTGGGCTGGCCATTTCAGACCCGCGCCTCCAGGTGCTGGGCATCACCTCGGCCTGGGGGGATACGCACAAGCGAGTGTTGCTGCTGCGCCGCCTGCTGGCGGCTGCGGGCCGCGCGGACATCCCGCTGGGCGAAGGCGTCGTTACGCCAGATTCCACCCCTTTCACGCAGGACCGCTGGGCGCAAGGTGCGAAGGACAAGGCGCCCGCGCCCGATGCAATCGCCTTCATCGCCGCGCAGGTCCGCCAACACCCGGGTCAGATCACGCTGATCGAACTGGCGCCTATGAGCAATCTTCAGGCGCTGATCCAGCGCTACCCCGATGTGCTGCCCAAGCTGAAGCAGATCGCCTTCATGGGTGGCTCGGTCCATATGGGGTATGAAAAGGGCAGCGTGATTCCCAATCCGGTGCCCGATGCGGAATATAATATTGCCGTCGCGCCCGCCGCGCTCTCCGCCGTGCTGGCCAGCGGCGTTTCGCTGGCGATGTTCCCGCTCGATTCCACCCAGCTCAAATTCGACGAGGTGCGGCGCGATCGCCTCTTCGCCTATGGATCGGCGCAGTCCGATGCGATCACGCTGCTTTATCATCAGTGGCGTCTGAACAACAGTTGGGGGCAGATCACGCCCACCCTGTTCGATGTGATCCCCGTCGCCTGGCTGATCGACCCCGGTCTTTGCCCGGCCACGCCCTTGCGTATCGCTGTGGATGGCAAGGGCTATACGCGCACCCTCAGTGGCAAGCCCAATGTGCAGGCCTGCCTCGCCCTGCATGAGGACGGGGCACAAAAGCTGATCATCAACGCGCTGGCGCCCGAGGCGGGCATCAATGCTCCGCACCAGTAA